The Castanea sativa cultivar Marrone di Chiusa Pesio chromosome 11, ASM4071231v1 genome contains a region encoding:
- the LOC142617621 gene encoding uncharacterized protein LOC142617621, whose product MVMSVFLSFIFPPPPSLFIKAMSVVSLTSLAYIGFSETRGKHLNYSKFWNANSLQSITKIKLSSRTGMLFLYTPAFLAALTSFVLFPHHDLRTLLLKSALALHFFKRIFEVLVVHQFSGGMILDSAIPISFSYFLSTASMIYAQHLSQDISDPPVDLKYPGILLFLIGIGGNFYHHYLLSKLRGKGDKEYRIPKGGLFDLVICPHYLFEIIDFLGISFISQTIYAFSFTLGTIFYLMGRSYATRRWYLSKFENFPEDVKALIPYLF is encoded by the exons ATGGTGATGTCTGTGTTTCTGAGTTTTATTTTCCCACCACCCCCATCACTTTTCATCAAGGCCATGTCAGTTGTGAGCTTAACATCATTGGCTTATATTGGGTTCTCGGAAACAAGAGGAAAGCACTTGAACTACTCCAAATTTTGGAATGCAAATTCTCTCCaatctataacaaaaattaaactttcTAGCAGAACAGGCATGCTCTTTCTCTATACTCCGGCGTTTCTTGCTGCTCTCACATCCTTTGTGCTTTTCCCACATCATGATCTCCGAACTCTATTGCTTAAGTCAGCTCTAGCCCTTCATTTCTTTAAGAGGATCTTTGAG GTGCTAGTTGTCCACCAATTCAGCGGAGGGATGATACTTGATTCTGCAATTCCTATCTCTTTTAGCTATTTCTTGTCTACTGCAAGCATGATTTATGCCCAGCACCTATCACAAGACATTTCAGACCCACCAGTTGATCTGAAGTATCCTGGAATATTGTTGTTTCTTATAGGAATTGGTGGCAACTTTTACCACCATTACCTCCTCTCTAAACTGAGAGGAAAAGGTGACAAAGAATATAGGATTCCAAAGGGTGGTTTGTTTGACTTAGTGATATGCCCACATTatctttttgaaattatagATTTCTTAGGAATCTCTTTTATCTCCCAAACGATATATGCATTCTCCTTCACTTTAGGCACTATTTTTTACTTGATGGGAAGGAGTTATGCCACCAGGAGATGGTATctctcaaaatttgaaaattttcccgAGGATGTTAAGGCTCTCATTCCATATCTTTTCTAA